The DNA region ATGCAGCTCGTCGAAGAGGGGCTACTGGACCTGGATGCACCGATTCGCCAAGTGCTGCCAGACTTCAAAGTTGCTGACCAACAGGCTTCGGAAACGGTGACCATGCGACACCTACTGACGCACACCAGCGGCATTGACGGCGACATATTTCAGGACACCGGACGTGGCGACGATTGCGTACAAAAGTATGTGGAATCGCTTGGCGACGCGGAACAGCTCTTCGCACCCGGCGAGACTTGGTCCTACTGCAATACCGGACTGGTTATTGCCGGTCGGGTGGTGGAGGTATTGCGCGGCAAGATCTGGAACAAAGTGCTTGAAGAACGAATTTTCGCACCACTGGGGCTTAAAGAGAGCACTACCTTGGCCGAGCAAACCGCTTTGCACCGCTACGCCGTCGGGCACATCGGGCTGGGCGCAGAGCAAAAGACCACTCCGCAGTTCGACATCATGCGTAGCGCCGGACCAGCCGGGCTAATTACCTCCTCCAGCGCTGATGTGCTTCGATATGCCCGATCGGTGATCCAAACCGATCCAGCATTGTTGCAGGCAGATTCATGGTCTGAACTGCTCCGGGCTCAGATTGATGTTTCAGCCGCTTGCCCGATTGCGGAACATTGGGCGCTTGGCTGGTGCTTGCCGGAGTGGGGCGGTCAACGTTGCCTAAATCACAACGGAGGTACCTTCGGACAAAGTAGTTTTCTGCACATTTTTCCGGATGCTGGAGCGGCATTATTTCTTTCACTCAATGGTGGCCGAGTGGCTGAAGCCTTCCAAGAGTTGTTTACCGAGGCGGCTGCGCACTTCGCGACTGCTGAGTTCCCGGAACCATTTACGCCGGATGGTCAAGGGGACAGCCTGGCGCCGGCGATTGGCTCATACGAGGCAGCTGGCAGTCGGGTCGAGATCCGCGAATCTGAACAAGGAATACGAATTTTCCAAACTGGCACCTCGGGCATGGTGACCGACGGTGAAAAGCACGAATTCGAAGTGCGCGAAGATAGCTCGGGGCATTTTGGTGCTCGAATGACGCCGAATAGTCCGTGGACCCAGTGCTACGTCGAATCAGTAGCCAGCGGACGGTTGGTCCACTTAGGTACCAGAGCCTATCCACAGCGAGATGGTGTCAGCGATGACTGAGCTTTCAGTGAGTTCCTCAGCAGCGGCAGGTGCCGCGGCCGCGATGAGTCAGCGGTTACAAGCCTGGGTGGAGGCAGAGTCGCCCAGCTCAGATCTGGTGGCATTGTCTCTGCATGCAGACTTGCTTGCTACGCAGATTGAGTCCTTATTAGGCGTGCCGGCTCGACGGATCGAAACCGCAGGATTGCAACATCTAAGTTTCGAATTTGACGCGGCCAGCCCAGCCGGTCAGCGGGTGCTGTTGTTGTGTCACTATGACACGGTGTGGCCACTGGGGTCCTGGGGCGAGCATCCTGTTGTGCTCGAGAGAAACGGTCGAGACGGGCCAATTTTGCGTGGTCCAGGAGCTTTCGATATGAAAGCTGGCACCGCGCAATGCGTTCAAGCGCTGCAGCTGCTACGCGAAAAGGGCCAGTCGATAGATGGTGCGGTTGCTGATTACCGCTGATGAAGAGCTTGGCTCAGGCAGTTCGCGGGAGCTCATCGAGTATGCCGCCGCAGAGTGCGCCGCTGTTTTGGTCTTTGAAGCATCCTCCGACGGCGGAGCGTTGAAGACCGGTCGCAAAGGTACCTCGATCTACCAACTGGTCATCGAAGGGCGTGCCGCTCATGCCGGCCTAGAGCCAGAAAAAGGAGTCAATGCCACGGTGGAAATTGCGCATCAAATTTTGGCGATTTCGGCACTGGCGGATCCGGCTTTAGGCACTACCGTCACGCCCACGCGGATGATTTCGGGAGAGACCAGTAATACTGTGCCCGCGCGGGCTGAATTGAGTATTGATGTCAGGGCACGCAGCGTGGCGGAATTGAAACGAGTTGATCGAGCAATGCGTGCGCTACAGGGCTCGTTGCCCGGCAGCCTGTTGCAACTGCACGGCGGGATCAACCGCCCACCACTTGAAGCCAAGGCGTCAGCCGCTCTTTATCAACTCAGTTGCCAGGTCGCCATCGAACTCGGCATCGCGCCGACTGGGTACGCCGAAGTAGGCGGCGCTTCAGATGGCAACTTCACGGCAGGCTTGGGCATCCCCACCTTGGACGGCCTTGGTGCGGTTGGCGGCGGCGCACACGCGCAGAATGAGCATGTAGACCTTTCGGCAATGCCGGAACGCACCGCCCTGGCGGCGGGACTGATTCAACGACTTCTCGAAGGACAGCTTCACCATTTTGACGAATCCGAGGTGCCACAGTGAGCGCAATTTTGGCCGGTTTGCAGTTCCGCGAATTACACGGTGTGGAGCAGATCAATCAGGCAAATGCGCTCTTCGATTCGATTTGGCGTACCGGACCAGACCGTCCGCACTTTGAGCCAGCTTTGCTGACGGCAATGGCGCACGCTGGTAACTACGTAGTTGGCGTCTACGAAGGTGAAGAAATGATCGCGGCCTGTGTCGGGTTTTTCGGCGCACCTGCGGGCAACGTTTTGATTCGCATATCGCTGGCGTGCGGGCCGATCACGCCGGGCGAGGCATCGGCGTCGCGCTCAAGCTGCATCAGCGGCAATGGGCTTTAGAACGTGAGCTGACCGAGATTACCTGGACCTTTGATCCTTTAGCGAGCCGAAACGCTTACTTCAATTTGGTCAAACTGGGTGCGGACGCCCAGGAATACGTGATCGATTTTTACGGCGATATGCACGACGGCGTCAACGAAGGTCAGCCAAGTGACCGCATGATTGCGCGGTGGTCGCTCTTGGCACCGTTGTCGGACCGAGCAACATCAGGGGCCGGGTACCTGCCGGTGCTAAGACTCGGCAGCGAAGGGCAGCCGCAGCACGAAAGCGCAGATTCATCGGTCCAGCGGCTGGCAATCGGCATTCCACAAGATATTGAATCTTTGCGTGGAGAGCGTCCAGAAGCCGCAAGGCTTTGGCGGCACGCGTTACGTGAGGAGATGGCTGACCGGTTGCAATCGGGATGGCGGATCGCAGGCTTTGACAAACGAGGTAGCTACCTTTTGGCGCGGGGATGAAGAGTATTTCCGGCTTAGACGACGATAGGACAATAGTGCGCATCGATTCAGTACAGATGAGATTTTTAACTCTGCCTCTGGTGGCTCCGTTTACCACCTCTTTTGGCACTCAGACTGAACGCAAAGCTTTAGTGATTTCGGTACGTGGGAAGGCTCCGGATGCCTCAGGTGCTCCCGCTCCCGTCACTGGCTGGGGCGAGTGCGTAGCGTTAGCGGATCCCTATTACTCAGCCGAGTACACGGAAGGCTGTGCAGCGATGATTAAGAATTATCTGGTGCCAGCGTTATTCGCTGCGCAGGAATCGGGTAGCCAGATCACAGCTGAAACCGTGGCTTGGCATTTGCGCCATATTGTTGGCCATCCGATCGCCAAAGCAGCAGTTGAGATGGCGGTGCTGGATGCGCAGCTCCGAGCCCAAAAGCAATCTTTAGCCAGTTATCTGGGTGTTGTGCGCGCTACCGTGCCATCGGGGGTCTCGGTAGGAATAATGGACTCGATTCCGGAGCTCTTGGCAACCGTTGCTGATTATCAGGACCAGGGTTACGTTCGAATCAAGCTGAAAATCAAACCTGGCTGGGATCTGGAACCGGTTCGGGCAGTGCGAGAGTTGATTGGCGACTCAATGGGCCTTAAGGTGGACGCGAATGCTGCTTATTCACTGCTGGACGCGCCACTGTTGCGCAGGCTAGATGAGTTTAACTTGCTATTGTTGGAACAGCCGTTGGCTGAAGATGATCTAGTCCAGCACGCTCAATTGGCAAAATCTATGAACACGCCAATCTGTTTGGACGAATCGATTGTTTCCGCAAAAAGTGCGGCCGATGCGATAAGCCTTGGCGCCGTCGATGTTATCAACGTCAAACCGGCGCGTGTCGGCGGATATTTGGAAGCTCGTAAGATTCACGATTTAGCGCAGGCACACGGCAAGGCGGTGTGGTGCGGCGGAATGCTAGAAACTGGGCTGGGGCGTGCGGCTAATGCTGCCCTAGCAGGTATGAATGGCTTCACACTGCCAGGGGATATTTCCGCTTCTAAGCGTTTTTACGCCGAAGACATCACTGAGCCTTTTGAACTCGAAGACGGCCAAATCCGCATTCAACAAGGTCCAGGAGTCGGTGTTGAACCACTTGACGCTATGCTCAAAAAATTCAGCACGGCATCGGCGGAAATCAAACGGTAAGTCTGAGATAGCTGCTGACTTCAGACAGATCTGGCCGCGTTGGGTTTAGGCTTCGGTCGCGGTGCTGATCGCAATGCCGAGGCCCAACGCGGCTAAGATTCCGCTGGTACTTCGATCAATGACCTTGGTAACTTTTGGCTGTTTGAGCCAGCTGAACATTTTTGCCGAAGCAAAAGCAATGATTGATAAATATGCCATGCCCACCGCGCAGTTAATCGCGCCCAAAAGCAGTGCGGTAGGCAATGCGGTTCCATCATGGGGCAAGAACTGCGGCACCACAGCTAGGCAGAAGAGGCCGACTTTCGGATTCAGAATTGTCGATAGCGCACCAGCAGAAAAACCTGACCACAGGCTCATTTTTCGGGCCGCAGGCAATTCTGGACTTTTCGCTGCTTTGCGCGACTTGATGAACGAAGAAACTCCCAAGTAGATCAAGTAGGCAGCGCCAAGTAATTTGACTCCTCGGTACAGCTCTGCAGATTGTTCAAGAACTGTTGCAATGCCGAATCCCGCCAGTAGCGCCCAGACCAATGTTGAGAGTGAGCAACCGGCTGCGGTAGCCAAACCAGATGCTGTACTACCCAGCGAGTAGCGCAGCACAAGGAAAGTATCTGGCCCGGGAGTAATGACTAGTAAGGTGCATAGGCCAAGGAAAGCCAAAAGTTAAGGTGAGCGTCACCCCTGATTCTAACGCGATATTTCGCGCTAAAAACAAGGGCTGGAATTTAGAGCAGTGGCTCAGCTAAAGCACTGTTTACTGCCTCGAGTAGCGAGCCGTCGTCAACGAGTTTGCGAACCGCCTCGATCTCAGGTGCCAGGTATCGATCGGTACCAGGGCCCTCCACATGTTGCCTGACCACGGCCCGCACCGCGGTAGTCGCGGCAGAACCTTTAGAGCTTGCAACTCCGCCATCGCGGAAGTCCATTGCTCGGGCAGAGGTGAGGATCTCAATTGCCAACACCCGGGTGAGTCCATCCAAAGACCTCCGCAATTTCAGGCCCGCTGCCCAACCCATTGAAACGTGATCTTCTTGCATTGCAGAGGAAGGAATCGAGTCCACGGAAGCAGGGGCAGCTAATCGCTTGAGCTCGGAAACGATGCCAGCCTGCGTGTACTGGGCAATCATGTGGCCGGAATCAACGCCGGGATCGTCGGCCAAGAAGGCGTTGAGGCCGTGGCTTCGAGCTTTGTCTAAGAATCGGTCGGTGCGGCGTTCACTCATTGAGGCAACGTCTGCGACTGCGATAGCCAAGAAGTCTAGGGCATAACCAACTGGTGCCCCATGAAAGTTTCCATTGGATTCAACCCTGCCGTCCAGGGTGACGACGGGGTTGTCCACCGCAGAGGCCAGTTCATAACCCGCTACTGATTCGACGTGGCTCAGTGTTGCCCTGGCTGCGCCATGAACTTGTGGAGCGCAACGGAGCGAATAGGCGTCCTGGACACGGGTGAAGGAGCCTTCCGCCCTCGTTTCGGCGATGAGCGCGGAGCCGGCAAGGACTCGGCGCATGTTGGCTGCTGAGATCTGCTGGCCCGGGTGCGGCCGCAGTGCGTGCAAATCTTCGGCGAAAACTGAATCGGTGCCGAGTAGTCCTTCGACGCTCATTGCTGCGGAAATATCTGCGAGCGTGAAAAGTCGGTGTAGGTCATGCGAAGCCAAGATCAGCATGCCGAGCATGCCGTCAGTGCCGTTGATAAGGGCCAGACCCTCTTTTTCCCGCAGCTCAACGGCTTGCAGTCCCGCTGCGGCAAGAGCTTCGGAGGTAGGCATCAGCACGCCAGCGTTGTCGCGGACTTCACCCTCGCCCATCAAAGCCAAAGCGCAATGTGACAGCGGCGCAAGGTCACCAGAACAGCCAAGCGAACCGTATTCGCCGACAACGGGGGTAATCCCGGCATTGAGTAAACCAATATAGGCCTGAGCCGTAGTCGGCCTGACACCGGTCCGGCCCGTGGCCAAAGTTGCGATCCGGTTGAGCATGAGGCCGCGAATGACTTCTCTGTCTACCTCAGCGCCTGAGGAGGCAGCATGCGATCGGATCAGCGAACGTTGCAGCTGGCTGCGCAGCTCGACAGGGATGTGCTTTGTAGCAAGGGCCCCAAATCCTGTCGAGACACCATAGTGTGGCTGCTCGTCATCTACCAGCGCATCGATAACGGCCCGAGACTCTGTCATAGCGGCCAAAGACTCCTGACTCAAGGTCACTGTGGCGTCGTGCCGAGACACTGCCACTACATCCTCGAGGGAGAGTGCGCCGACTCCGATTTCCGCTTCAGTCTTGATCACTTGAGTCCTCTTCGCCTTAGCTCTTGCCAATTGTTGAAATACGCGTTTCAATAAGTGAAATACATTGCGCGTCGGAATGCAAGAGCGAAGACGGCAATTAAACAGATTTTAGGAGACCAAGATGGCTGATCCATCGACTCGCACGGTTGAGCGAGCGCTGAACCTCCTGGCTGCCGTATGTGATGCCGGAAGTATGAGCTTGGCGGAGGCTGCGCGTGAGACCGGGCTTTCAGCATCTACCGCTTTGCGGCTACTGCGCACGATGGAAACCGAAGGTTTTGTTCGCAAAGACGACGACGGTTACCGGCCCGGAATGCGGATCGTCCAGCTGGGTGCGCAGGCTTTGGCTAATGAATCACTGGTCTCGCTGGCGGAAGAGTCTATGAAGCGACTGGTGGACGCGACGGGAGAGTCAGCCTATCTCAACGTGCGCTCTGATCGTGGCTCTGAAAATGGGATCTACATTGCCGTTCGGGAAGGAACGCATTCCGTCCGGCATTCAAGCTGGGTCGGACGGAGCATCCCGCTTCAGGGCACCGCCGCTGGGGCGGTACTGCGCGGTGATATTGGCCCTGTTGACTACATCGTGGTCAACGACGGCGTAGAGGTAGATATTACCGCGGTGGCCGCACCGGTGATCGTCGGCGGCAAGACCGTGGCTGCGCTGAGCGTCGTCGCACCGAGTTACCGAATTAGTTCGCAAGAAGCAGAGCGGATTGGCAAGCTCGTCGCGGCCGAAGCGCAGTCCATTTTGCATGCCGAACCCGCTCCTATTGAGAAATTTGCGTTACCCGAAATAGAGAGGCCAATGATGGCAACGTTTACCCAGCATGATCCGAGCCGAAGCATCCGAGCTGCTCGTGGCACTGAGCTCAGCGCCAAATCGTGGCAGACCGAAGCTCCGCTACGGATGTTGATGAACACCTTGGACCCCGAGGTTGCTGAACGCCCGGAAGACCTTGTGGTTTATGGTGGAACGGGACGGGCGGCGCGCAGCTGGGAAGCCTACGATGCGATCGTGCAGAGTCTTACTACGTTGGAAAAAGACGAAACGCTGCTTGTTCAATCAGGCAAACCAGTCGGCGTTTTTCGGACCAACGAATGGGCGCCGCGAGTATTGCTAGCCAATTCCAACTTGGTCGGTGACTGGGCGACTTGGCCGGAGTTCCGCAAGCTCGAGGCAGAAGGCCTCATGATGTATGGCCAAATGACTGCTGGCTCGTGGATTTACATTGGTACACAGGGTATCCTGCAGGGCACTTTCGAAACCTTTGCCGCTATTGCTAAGAAGCTGCATGCCGAAGGCCGAATCGCCACGCCAACCTTGGCCGGGACGTTGATTCTGACCGGCGGCTGCGGCGGCATGGGCGGTGCCCAACCATTGGCAGTGACCCTCAACGGCGGAGCCTGCTTGATTATCGACGTCGATGAGTCCAGAATGCGGCGTCGGTTGGGTAAGCGCTATTTGGACGATGTCGAAACCGACCTAGAGGCTGCTTTGGTAAAGGTTTTGGCTGCCAAAGCCGAAGGCCGTGCTCTTTCTATCGGCTATGTGGGTAACGCCGCAGAGGTGTTCTCCGTGCTGCTGGAGCGGCACAAAGCCGGCGAATTTCACATCGACATCGTCACCGACCAAACCAGTGCGCATGACCCGCTGAGCTACTTGCCCGAAGGTATTGCCGTTGATGAATGGCAGCGCGAAGCAGAAGGAGATGCTGAGGGCTTCACTAAGAAGGCGCAAGCCTCAATGGCGCGCCAAGTAGAAGCAATGGTTGGTTTTCAAGACGCCGGGGCAGAAGTCTTTGACTACGGAAATTCGATCCGAGATGAAGCTCGTAAGGGCGGCTATAACCGCGCATTCGATTTCCCCGGGTTTGTTCCCGCGTATATTCGTCCCTTGTTCTGCGAAGGTTTGGGGCCGTTCCGTTGGGTGGCGCTTTCCGGAGATCCGGTTGACATCGCCGTGACTGATGCCGCGTTGAAAGAGCTGTTCCCGCAAAATGAACACTTACACCGCTGGCTAGACGCGGCCGCTCAGCACGTGGAATTTGAAGGTCTGCCGGCTCGAATCTGCTGGTTGGG from Renibacterium salmoninarum ATCC 33209 includes:
- the menC gene encoding o-succinylbenzoate synthase — translated: MRFLTLPLVAPFTTSFGTQTERKALVISVRGKAPDASGAPAPVTGWGECVALADPYYSAEYTEGCAAMIKNYLVPALFAAQESGSQITAETVAWHLRHIVGHPIAKAAVEMAVLDAQLRAQKQSLASYLGVVRATVPSGVSVGIMDSIPELLATVADYQDQGYVRIKLKIKPGWDLEPVRAVRELIGDSMGLKVDANAAYSLLDAPLLRRLDEFNLLLLEQPLAEDDLVQHAQLAKSMNTPICLDESIVSAKSAADAISLGAVDVINVKPARVGGYLEARKIHDLAQAHGKAVWCGGMLETGLGRAANAALAGMNGFTLPGDISASKRFYAEDITEPFELEDGQIRIQQGPGVGVEPLDAMLKKFSTASAEIKR
- a CDS encoding LysE family translocator, whose product is MAFLGLCTLLVITPGPDTFLVLRYSLGSTASGLATAAGCSLSTLVWALLAGFGIATVLEQSAELYRGVKLLGAAYLIYLGVSSFIKSRKAAKSPELPAARKMSLWSGFSAGALSTILNPKVGLFCLAVVPQFLPHDGTALPTALLLGAINCAVGMAYLSIIAFASAKMFSWLKQPKVTKVIDRSTSGILAALGLGIAISTATEA
- the hutH gene encoding histidine ammonia-lyase, which codes for MIKTEAEIGVGALSLEDVVAVSRHDATVTLSQESLAAMTESRAVIDALVDDEQPHYGVSTGFGALATKHIPVELRSQLQRSLIRSHAASSGAEVDREVIRGLMLNRIATLATGRTGVRPTTAQAYIGLLNAGITPVVGEYGSLGCSGDLAPLSHCALALMGEGEVRDNAGVLMPTSEALAAAGLQAVELREKEGLALINGTDGMLGMLILASHDLHRLFTLADISAAMSVEGLLGTDSVFAEDLHALRPHPGQQISAANMRRVLAGSALIAETRAEGSFTRVQDAYSLRCAPQVHGAARATLSHVESVAGYELASAVDNPVVTLDGRVESNGNFHGAPVGYALDFLAIAVADVASMSERRTDRFLDKARSHGLNAFLADDPGVDSGHMIAQYTQAGIVSELKRLAAPASVDSIPSSAMQEDHVSMGWAAGLKLRRSLDGLTRVLAIEILTSARAMDFRDGGVASSKGSAATTAVRAVVRQHVEGPGTDRYLAPEIEAVRKLVDDGSLLEAVNSALAEPLL
- the hutU gene encoding urocanate hydratase; the encoded protein is MMATFTQHDPSRSIRAARGTELSAKSWQTEAPLRMLMNTLDPEVAERPEDLVVYGGTGRAARSWEAYDAIVQSLTTLEKDETLLVQSGKPVGVFRTNEWAPRVLLANSNLVGDWATWPEFRKLEAEGLMMYGQMTAGSWIYIGTQGILQGTFETFAAIAKKLHAEGRIATPTLAGTLILTGGCGGMGGAQPLAVTLNGGACLIIDVDESRMRRRLGKRYLDDVETDLEAALVKVLAAKAEGRALSIGYVGNAAEVFSVLLERHKAGEFHIDIVTDQTSAHDPLSYLPEGIAVDEWQREAEGDAEGFTKKAQASMARQVEAMVGFQDAGAEVFDYGNSIRDEARKGGYNRAFDFPGFVPAYIRPLFCEGLGPFRWVALSGDPVDIAVTDAALKELFPQNEHLHRWLDAAAQHVEFEGLPARICWLGYGDRAKAGLLFNQLVAEGKVSAPIVIGRDHLDSGSVASPYRETEAMADGSDAIADWPLLNALLNTSSGATWVSIHHGGGVGIGRSIHAGQVSVADGSELAAQKLERLLTNDPGMGVIRHVDAGYPRADEVAAERGVRIPMNEVANAAGSVQG